From Endozoicomonas sp. 8E, the proteins below share one genomic window:
- a CDS encoding FliA/WhiG family RNA polymerase sigma factor — protein MQQKGLDAYRQQAGNQRDVLVKQHLSLVKKIVLHLASSLGSNISRDDLLQAGMMGLLDAASRYDPGRKVPFEQFAKTRIRGAVIDELRQWDWRSRTDREHGQKIRKAIQALNTKLGRAPAESEIAEELGVSLERYHRMLQSSNSDNLLSLDGLMQGEADSKIIEVNQDDSIEVVAMGGERSRALANALKELPEREQHLMNLYYVHELNMKEIGEALDLTEARICQLHRQAVLRLRSLLEEWNRE, from the coding sequence ATGCAGCAAAAAGGACTTGACGCTTATCGCCAACAGGCAGGAAATCAGCGGGATGTTCTGGTTAAACAGCACCTGTCCCTGGTCAAAAAGATTGTGCTGCATCTGGCCAGCAGTCTGGGTAGCAATATTTCCCGGGATGATCTTTTGCAAGCCGGGATGATGGGCCTTCTGGATGCTGCCAGTCGTTACGATCCGGGCCGCAAAGTCCCTTTTGAACAGTTTGCCAAAACCCGGATTCGAGGTGCAGTGATTGATGAGTTACGACAGTGGGACTGGCGCAGCAGAACAGATCGGGAACACGGACAGAAAATCAGGAAGGCAATTCAGGCGCTTAATACAAAGCTGGGACGGGCTCCGGCCGAGTCAGAAATTGCCGAAGAGCTTGGTGTCAGCCTTGAGCGATACCACCGCATGTTGCAGAGCAGTAATTCCGACAACCTGCTGAGTCTGGATGGGTTGATGCAGGGTGAGGCTGACAGCAAAATCATAGAGGTTAATCAGGATGACTCTATAGAAGTGGTTGCCATGGGAGGGGAGCGCAGCAGGGCCCTGGCAAATGCTTTAAAGGAGTTACCGGAACGAGAGCAACATTTGATGAATCTCTATTATGTTCATGAACTGAATATGAAAGAAATTGGAGAAGCTCTGGATCTGACGGAGGCTCGTATTTGTCAGTTACACCGTCAGGCTGTTCTAAGACTGCGCTCGCTGCTGGAAGAATGGAACAGGGAATAG
- the motA gene encoding flagellar motor stator protein MotA, translated as MKILGLLIQLGCIFGGFMAAGGEMRAIWQPAEIVMIGGGALGAFMIANPTNVVKAAGRHLVYTVNNSGFNREYFDELLSLLYTLFNMAKKKGGTKALEEHIENPENSDVFSKYPLIMKTPHIYNFITENLRLSLVDGIEPHEYETIIEEEIESMESEMMRPADALQLISDALPGFGILAAVLGIVITMGAIDGPMDQLGRLIAAALTGTFLGIFMAYGLVGPCATAIGHSIDQEIRAFHCIRVGLGSNKSGFPPVVSVDSGRKMLFADKRPTFSELEELLDGS; from the coding sequence ATGAAAATCTTGGGGCTGCTTATCCAGCTAGGCTGTATCTTTGGTGGCTTTATGGCTGCGGGTGGTGAAATGAGGGCTATCTGGCAGCCAGCAGAAATAGTGATGATTGGTGGTGGCGCCCTGGGGGCGTTTATGATTGCGAACCCAACGAATGTTGTCAAAGCGGCCGGGCGACACCTGGTTTATACCGTCAATAATTCAGGTTTTAATCGTGAATATTTTGATGAGCTGCTCTCTCTTTTGTATACGCTATTCAATATGGCGAAAAAAAAGGGAGGGACCAAGGCGCTTGAAGAGCATATAGAAAACCCTGAAAACAGCGATGTTTTTTCCAAATACCCTCTGATTATGAAGACCCCTCATATCTATAACTTCATTACTGAAAACCTCAGGTTGTCACTGGTAGACGGCATTGAACCCCACGAATACGAAACCATTATTGAGGAAGAAATTGAGTCCATGGAGTCAGAAATGATGCGTCCAGCGGATGCTCTGCAGTTGATTTCTGATGCATTGCCGGGCTTCGGTATTCTCGCGGCAGTACTGGGTATCGTTATTACCATGGGGGCGATAGATGGCCCAATGGATCAACTGGGCCGATTGATCGCTGCGGCTCTGACAGGTACTTTTCTTGGCATATTTATGGCCTACGGATTAGTAGGACCCTGTGCAACGGCCATTGGCCACTCAATCGATCAGGAGATTAGAGCATTTCATTGCATCAGGGTGGGGCTGGGCAGTAACAAGTCCGGTTTTCCTCCTGTTGTTTCAGTGGATTCCGGCAGGAAAATGCTTTTTGCGGACAAACGCCCCACTTTTAGTGAACTGGAAGAGTTGCTGGACGGCTCATGA
- a CDS encoding flagellar motor protein MotB, with amino-acid sequence MSKDHVIVIKKKHGGHGDGHHGGSWKVAFADFAIAMMALFLLLWIMSATDKEQKKAIATYFEDPGSFRHPSSSKPINFGGMNTLVNIPRPGANNRGREETEVIADDMDKTLNNTLIFDKLSDELQKLVGGSKSAGRYEDYIDLEKTPEGLRIVILDNNKKNMFEKGSARLQPFFQDLMLELAPILNKLSFSLMISGHTDSSGFQRNNYSNWELSSARAQVARRTLVFGGLEESRIMMVLGMADRVLRDPENPESSSNRRIEILFLNEEMEKRIEDMFAPVEEATEDVIQEGTEKLSDEDSQKMRTALDKARDNQLPEEMKDDINWGGN; translated from the coding sequence ATGAGTAAAGATCATGTCATTGTCATTAAAAAGAAACATGGCGGTCATGGCGATGGGCATCATGGCGGTTCATGGAAAGTAGCCTTTGCTGATTTTGCCATTGCCATGATGGCTTTGTTTCTTTTGCTCTGGATCATGAGCGCCACGGACAAGGAACAGAAGAAAGCCATTGCGACCTATTTTGAAGATCCGGGCTCATTCCGCCATCCAAGCAGTTCCAAGCCCATCAATTTTGGGGGAATGAATACTTTGGTGAATATTCCCAGACCAGGGGCAAACAATCGAGGCAGGGAAGAGACTGAAGTTATTGCTGATGATATGGACAAAACGCTGAATAACACGCTGATTTTCGACAAGCTGTCCGATGAATTACAAAAATTGGTGGGCGGCAGTAAATCAGCTGGAAGATATGAAGACTACATTGATCTGGAGAAAACACCGGAAGGCTTACGTATTGTCATTCTGGACAATAACAAGAAGAATATGTTTGAAAAGGGGAGCGCGAGACTGCAGCCATTTTTTCAGGATTTAATGCTTGAACTGGCCCCTATTTTGAACAAACTTTCTTTCAGTCTCATGATCAGCGGTCATACTGACAGCTCAGGCTTTCAGAGGAATAACTATTCAAACTGGGAGCTATCGTCAGCCCGGGCCCAGGTTGCCAGAAGAACACTGGTTTTTGGAGGACTGGAGGAGTCCCGGATTATGATGGTGTTGGGTATGGCTGACCGGGTACTGCGCGACCCTGAAAACCCTGAATCCAGCTCAAATCGTAGAATTGAAATTCTGTTTTTGAACGAGGAAATGGAAAAGCGGATTGAAGATATGTTTGCACCGGTTGAAGAAGCTACCGAAGACGTGATTCAGGAAGGCACCGAAAAACTGAGTGATGAAGACTCGCAGAAAATGCGCACAGCTCTGGACAAAGCCAGAGACAATCAACTTCCGGAAGAAATGAAAGATGATATAAACTGGGGGGGCAATTAA
- the tcdA gene encoding tRNA cyclic N6-threonylcarbamoyladenosine(37) synthase TcdA, producing MTVASENSTNGYGARFGGSRRLYGSDAVDTLKQSHVCVIGIGGVGSWAAEALARTGVGTITLIDLDDVCVTNINRQLHATTETIGQSKCEVMASRIQSINPDCQCHVIENFVTTENVSELINPDFDYVLDAIDSFRIKAALIHHCKRNKIPIITTGGAGGQVDPTLIQITDLTKTWHDPLAKKVRNHLRDFHGFTKNSKRKFGVDCVFSSEQAVYPQPDGTVCQQKPSDIGSTKMDCASGFGATTVVTATFGFVAVSRIIKKIIDKKTVRTWSGA from the coding sequence ATGACTGTTGCTTCAGAAAACTCAACCAATGGCTATGGCGCTCGTTTTGGAGGAAGCCGCAGGCTCTATGGCAGCGATGCCGTGGACACGCTGAAACAATCCCATGTCTGCGTCATAGGTATTGGCGGAGTCGGTTCATGGGCAGCAGAGGCTCTGGCCAGAACCGGAGTAGGGACTATTACTCTGATCGATCTGGATGATGTCTGTGTCACTAACATCAATCGTCAGCTTCATGCCACTACAGAAACCATTGGTCAGTCCAAGTGTGAAGTGATGGCCAGCCGCATTCAGTCCATTAATCCGGACTGCCAATGCCATGTTATTGAAAACTTTGTAACGACCGAAAATGTCTCGGAGCTGATCAATCCGGACTTTGATTATGTACTGGATGCCATAGACAGCTTCAGAATCAAGGCCGCCCTGATTCATCACTGCAAAAGAAACAAGATTCCTATCATCACTACAGGTGGAGCCGGTGGTCAGGTCGATCCTACCCTCATACAGATTACCGATCTGACCAAAACCTGGCACGACCCTCTGGCAAAAAAAGTCAGAAACCATCTGAGAGACTTCCACGGCTTTACTAAAAACAGCAAGCGGAAGTTTGGTGTCGATTGTGTCTTTTCTTCAGAACAGGCCGTCTATCCTCAACCCGATGGGACAGTATGTCAGCAGAAGCCTTCTGATATAGGTTCTACAAAAATGGATTGTGCCAGTGGTTTTGGCGCCACCACCGTTGTGACGGCGACGTTTGGCTTTGTGGCTGTGTCTCGAATCATTAAAAAAATCATCGATAAGAAAACTGTAAGAACCTGGTCAGGTGCTTAA
- the glk gene encoding glucokinase: protein MTEVLRSLVGDIGGTNARFALVNPDSLVLEGIQMMSSIDYSDLEDAVRLYLKNQGVETIARACLAVAGPVVDGKVSFTNSHWKIDQQQFKQDFELEVMALINDFAAQALAVPHLPANELMSVGPELDFDPDAVKLVIGPGTGLGLCGLIETPVGWQALPGEGGNADFAPSTERDISVWRFIRKEVGGLLGVERILSGSGLELLYEAHSSLDGRMDKLQAADITVQALEDQDSLAYEVLDHFFEILGNTAGNAALVLGARGGVYIAGGIIPRVKTLFARGTFRKAFENRDKMRDYMSGIPTWLILSENPGLTGAAAYLNCSGHY, encoded by the coding sequence ATGACTGAAGTATTGCGATCTCTGGTGGGGGATATTGGTGGTACCAATGCCCGTTTTGCCCTGGTGAATCCTGACAGTCTGGTGCTGGAAGGCATTCAGATGATGTCGAGTATTGATTATTCCGATCTGGAAGATGCTGTTCGGCTCTATCTTAAAAATCAGGGGGTTGAAACCATTGCCAGGGCCTGTCTTGCTGTTGCAGGCCCGGTCGTGGATGGAAAAGTCAGTTTCACCAACAGTCACTGGAAAATTGATCAGCAACAGTTCAAACAAGATTTCGAACTGGAAGTGATGGCACTGATCAATGATTTTGCCGCGCAGGCTTTGGCGGTCCCCCACCTTCCTGCAAACGAACTCATGTCTGTTGGGCCTGAGCTGGACTTTGATCCCGATGCTGTCAAGCTGGTAATCGGTCCCGGAACCGGTCTGGGGCTTTGTGGATTGATCGAAACGCCTGTGGGTTGGCAAGCTCTGCCCGGAGAAGGAGGCAATGCCGACTTTGCGCCTTCTACTGAAAGAGATATCAGTGTCTGGCGATTTATCCGAAAAGAAGTTGGGGGCTTGCTGGGGGTTGAGAGAATACTTTCTGGCTCAGGTCTGGAATTACTTTATGAAGCGCACTCGAGCCTGGATGGTCGGATGGATAAGCTGCAGGCGGCAGATATCACGGTTCAGGCTCTGGAAGATCAGGATTCTCTCGCTTACGAAGTGCTGGATCACTTTTTTGAGATTCTGGGCAATACCGCCGGGAATGCTGCACTGGTTCTGGGAGCAAGGGGCGGTGTCTATATTGCGGGTGGCATTATCCCGAGAGTGAAAACGCTGTTTGCCAGAGGAACATTCCGGAAAGCCTTTGAGAACAGAGACAAGATGAGAGACTACATGTCAGGCATACCAACATGGCTTATATTGTCTGAAAATCCCGGGTTAACTGGAGCAGCGGCCTATTTGAACTGTTCAGGTCATTATTAA
- a CDS encoding transposase: MGVFFFPQSINPTILSAVREDGKNLNRYKGKKLKEVLSGFPKDQYLDLDVEWPGFKAWPYRLVVRWNDRRLKWVFVVTNLNRVEFTLNEVLQAYRLRWQIELIFKEIKSYSGWHRFNTKSATLVFSLILMSFVVVTLKRYLAHAAQANLYESGAIEEISTHKAMKSGTRLFGNVILSLMNAGKSLLSHTRKLLDFWADNAKREHPARDGCSGRTRLGLCAVGGA; encoded by the coding sequence ATGGGTGTCTTTTTTTTCCCTCAGAGTATCAACCCGACGATACTCAGCGCAGTACGAGAGGATGGCAAAAATCTCAATCGCTACAAAGGGAAAAAACTTAAGGAGGTGTTGTCTGGCTTCCCTAAAGATCAATACCTCGACCTGGATGTAGAATGGCCAGGATTCAAAGCCTGGCCATATCGTTTGGTTGTCCGCTGGAATGACAGGAGACTGAAATGGGTATTCGTTGTAACCAACCTTAACCGGGTTGAGTTCACCCTGAATGAAGTACTTCAGGCCTATCGTCTACGATGGCAGATAGAGCTTATCTTCAAAGAGATCAAGTCCTATTCAGGGTGGCATCGTTTTAACACTAAATCAGCGACACTGGTGTTTAGCCTGATTCTGATGTCCTTCGTGGTTGTGACGTTGAAAAGGTATCTTGCCCATGCTGCGCAGGCGAACCTCTACGAAAGTGGAGCCATTGAAGAAATCTCGACGCATAAGGCGATGAAAAGTGGAACCCGGCTGTTTGGTAATGTCATTTTATCCCTGATGAATGCAGGAAAGTCTCTGCTCTCACATACAAGGAAGCTGCTGGACTTCTGGGCAGATAATGCGAAACGTGAACACCCTGCACGAGATGGTTGTTCAGGGCGTACAAGATTAGGTCTTTGTGCTGTGGGTGGGGCTTAA
- a CDS encoding transposase, with protein MAQARNTLIDPGSTPYYHCMARCVRQAYLCGENHLTGKNYEHRRQWVVDKLRELVSVFAIEVCAYAVMSNHYHVVLHINQLSARGWSRNEVLHRWTTWFKGPLLVQRHLAADKLGSSELARIDEYAEEYRRRLTDISWFMRCLNEHLAREANKEDECKGRFWEGRFKSQALLDEAALLTCMTYVDLNPIRAGKVETPEESDYTSIQERVEQVTHSETKKQPLTLKPFCLQGQNTDVALPYLLHDYLELVDWSGRVVRTDKKGSIPSCTPPILERLDIDPDEWLKTMQWNNRFYRAVGRLEAMKTYALEAGQKWLRGLNACSRLYLTG; from the coding sequence ATGGCTCAGGCCCGCAATACTCTGATTGACCCCGGCTCAACGCCTTATTACCACTGCATGGCAAGATGCGTTCGTCAGGCTTACCTCTGTGGAGAGAACCACCTGACTGGCAAGAACTACGAGCATCGCCGCCAGTGGGTGGTGGATAAACTCCGGGAACTGGTTTCAGTCTTTGCTATCGAAGTCTGCGCTTATGCTGTCATGTCGAATCATTATCATGTGGTTTTGCACATCAATCAGTTATCTGCCAGAGGCTGGTCACGAAATGAAGTGCTTCATCGTTGGACGACCTGGTTCAAAGGACCGCTTCTGGTGCAAAGGCATCTGGCCGCTGATAAACTGGGCAGCTCTGAATTGGCCCGTATTGATGAATATGCTGAGGAATACCGGCGTCGTTTAACGGATATCAGCTGGTTTATGCGCTGCCTGAATGAGCATCTTGCTCGTGAGGCCAACAAAGAAGACGAGTGTAAAGGACGCTTCTGGGAAGGTCGCTTTAAAAGCCAGGCATTGCTGGACGAGGCAGCGTTACTGACCTGCATGACCTACGTTGACTTGAATCCGATTCGGGCTGGAAAGGTAGAAACACCGGAAGAGTCAGACTACACGTCGATTCAGGAACGCGTGGAGCAGGTTACACATTCTGAGACTAAAAAACAGCCGCTGACCCTGAAACCTTTTTGTTTGCAGGGCCAGAATACGGACGTTGCCCTTCCCTACCTTCTTCACGACTATCTGGAACTGGTTGACTGGAGTGGCCGCGTTGTCAGAACAGATAAGAAAGGTTCCATCCCGTCGTGTACCCCTCCTATTCTTGAAAGATTGGACATTGATCCGGATGAATGGCTGAAAACCATGCAATGGAATAATCGTTTTTATCGGGCAGTTGGCCGTCTGGAGGCAATGAAAACTTATGCACTTGAAGCCGGACAGAAGTGGCTTCGAGGTTTAAACGCCTGCAGTCGTTTGTACCTGACAGGTTAG
- the lamB gene encoding maltoporin LamB: MIQIQSTLSALGRSIGVISLASLPALSWAFEEVNVDFHGYARSGVGRSAEGGDQACFKAAGAPAKYRLGNECETYTELKLGAELSNDNNTSFKLDTNVAYKVFQNNDWEMPGMGDDYYGNNEFALREVNLQARNIIEGMPEAMLWAGKRFYQRHDVHMNDWYYWDVSGPGAGIQDIDVGIGKFDIAWLRHTPKVEYFDSSGSYEKQAVETDVIDLRLKDLRLMDNLSLELGIDYGKGNPPDKYENKEALDKDGWMLTAELTWEVLDGFNKFAVQYASDAMTGPGVGSTGRDIVSAEWYKGNKLFRVLDHGSFSLSDQMDIMYVAAWTQVEYDEEAQRLSGLPDDPPSLPDKRTWITAGIRPIWKWTEITSTAIELGWDKVENAFYDSSLNSGKGQGFDSQVTKFTIAQQFHPKFGAFVRPVIRVFATYAKWDGIEEDWKLPTETDENAKCTASYSAEECYSAAGLGYFDTGTSATQIIKTFGAESEGWTYGVHFEAWW; the protein is encoded by the coding sequence ATGATTCAGATACAGAGTACTCTGTCTGCTCTGGGTCGCAGTATTGGGGTTATTTCTCTCGCTTCCCTCCCTGCACTTTCCTGGGCCTTTGAAGAAGTTAATGTTGATTTTCACGGCTATGCCCGCTCTGGCGTAGGTCGTTCAGCAGAAGGAGGAGATCAGGCCTGCTTCAAAGCGGCTGGAGCACCCGCAAAGTATCGTCTGGGAAATGAGTGTGAGACTTATACCGAGCTGAAGCTTGGTGCTGAGTTGTCTAATGATAACAACACATCTTTCAAGTTGGATACCAATGTCGCCTATAAGGTTTTCCAAAACAATGACTGGGAAATGCCCGGAATGGGTGACGATTATTACGGCAACAATGAATTTGCCCTGAGGGAGGTCAACTTACAGGCCAGAAATATCATCGAGGGTATGCCGGAAGCTATGCTCTGGGCAGGCAAACGCTTTTACCAGAGACATGATGTTCATATGAATGACTGGTATTACTGGGATGTTTCTGGCCCTGGAGCAGGTATTCAGGATATTGATGTAGGCATAGGCAAGTTTGATATTGCTTGGCTAAGACATACACCCAAGGTTGAATATTTTGACAGCAGTGGGTCTTACGAAAAACAAGCTGTTGAAACCGATGTCATAGATCTCAGACTCAAGGATTTGAGATTAATGGATAATCTCAGCCTTGAACTGGGAATTGACTACGGGAAGGGAAACCCTCCTGACAAGTATGAAAACAAGGAGGCCCTTGATAAAGACGGATGGATGCTTACAGCTGAGTTGACTTGGGAGGTTCTGGATGGCTTCAACAAGTTTGCAGTGCAATACGCGAGTGATGCCATGACGGGTCCAGGTGTTGGCTCAACTGGGCGAGATATTGTCTCAGCAGAATGGTACAAAGGTAACAAGCTCTTCAGGGTACTTGATCATGGATCGTTCTCTCTGAGTGACCAAATGGACATCATGTACGTTGCAGCATGGACTCAGGTCGAATACGACGAAGAAGCTCAAAGACTGAGTGGGTTGCCCGATGACCCCCCCTCCTTGCCTGACAAAAGAACTTGGATAACTGCAGGTATCAGACCCATCTGGAAATGGACTGAAATCACCAGTACTGCAATTGAGCTGGGTTGGGACAAAGTAGAAAATGCCTTTTATGATAGCTCTTTAAACAGTGGTAAAGGTCAGGGCTTTGATAGTCAGGTAACCAAATTTACTATAGCTCAACAGTTCCATCCAAAATTTGGAGCATTTGTCAGACCCGTTATCAGAGTATTTGCCACCTATGCCAAATGGGATGGGATTGAAGAGGACTGGAAACTTCCAACAGAGACTGATGAAAACGCCAAGTGCACCGCTAGCTACTCTGCAGAAGAGTGTTATAGCGCTGCTGGTCTGGGATATTTCGATACAGGCACCTCTGCGACTCAAATCATAAAAACCTTTGGCGCAGAATCTGAAGGCTGGACATACGGCGTGCATTTCGAAGCCTGGTGGTAA
- a CDS encoding MalM family protein, whose amino-acid sequence MRKKKFLSLCVFVPMIVLTGCSHFNNREEVDFQPDSEGKVYNSVKHIACQPLRHPADKKQARIVVNEFTSRLKQSTGETPVLAFSLPPTGSHKVTVNSYVVREGDKQQLFYPAIALLDQSNNIIARIPESQIKYKKPGFTSPESIEAQFVIDNDRRSNEQAVCMLIYTTDELRKGKTGLMNEAKAYAKAYGVVAPPVPDPLAIHGNTGHLAIGIKSSEVALASTAIVPEAATAVALPNAVRDPFTKEVVQHYVDAVNKAFKSCNFGWAIVKRGELGNTFRDTKEYFVEQYGKPVDKLNAPKTPDAVDGYGGEVLYHYQLQIYEHLKAGQGAAALKVIDQIKAALDEVDKLFDY is encoded by the coding sequence GTGCGAAAAAAAAAGTTTCTTTCATTGTGTGTTTTTGTCCCCATGATAGTTCTGACGGGTTGTTCTCATTTTAATAACCGGGAAGAAGTAGATTTTCAGCCAGACTCAGAAGGCAAAGTATATAACTCGGTTAAACATATTGCGTGTCAGCCACTGAGGCATCCTGCCGACAAAAAACAGGCTCGTATTGTCGTTAACGAGTTTACTTCAAGGCTGAAACAATCCACCGGAGAGACTCCGGTTCTGGCTTTCAGTCTGCCGCCAACGGGCAGTCATAAAGTGACTGTAAACAGCTATGTTGTCAGGGAGGGCGATAAGCAACAGCTCTTCTACCCGGCCATTGCGCTTCTGGATCAGTCAAACAACATCATAGCCAGGATACCTGAAAGTCAGATCAAGTATAAAAAACCCGGGTTTACCAGCCCTGAAAGTATTGAAGCCCAATTCGTCATCGATAATGACAGACGCTCCAATGAGCAGGCTGTTTGTATGCTCATATACACCACCGATGAACTGAGGAAAGGGAAAACGGGTTTGATGAATGAGGCCAAGGCATATGCCAAAGCTTACGGTGTTGTAGCTCCGCCGGTTCCAGATCCTCTAGCAATTCATGGCAATACAGGGCATCTGGCCATCGGTATAAAAAGTTCAGAGGTGGCTCTTGCTTCAACGGCCATTGTTCCTGAAGCTGCTACTGCTGTGGCACTTCCAAATGCGGTACGGGACCCTTTTACAAAAGAAGTTGTGCAGCATTATGTTGATGCTGTTAATAAGGCCTTTAAGTCATGCAATTTTGGCTGGGCTATCGTCAAAAGGGGGGAGTTGGGGAACACTTTCAGGGATACGAAGGAGTACTTTGTCGAGCAGTATGGTAAACCCGTTGATAAACTGAATGCCCCCAAAACTCCCGATGCTGTAGACGGTTATGGCGGGGAAGTCCTGTATCACTACCAATTGCAGATATACGAGCACCTGAAGGCCGGTCAGGGAGCTGCGGCATTGAAGGTCATTGATCAGATCAAGGCTGCCTTGGATGAAGTGGATAAGCTGTTTGATTATTAA
- a CDS encoding type II toxin-antitoxin system prevent-host-death family antitoxin has translation MNVISYSEARNNLKSLLDQVAENANHTIIHRREGEAAVIMSLDSYNNLMENLHLMSSSNNIKHLNESIAQIEAGQVTEKGLIDDEA, from the coding sequence ATGAATGTAATCTCTTATTCTGAGGCCAGAAATAATCTGAAGTCGCTGCTTGATCAGGTGGCTGAAAATGCTAACCATACTATTATCCACCGCCGGGAAGGTGAGGCTGCCGTGATCATGTCACTGGACAGCTACAACAACCTGATGGAAAATCTTCACTTAATGTCATCTTCGAACAACATAAAACATTTGAATGAATCTATTGCTCAAATTGAGGCAGGTCAGGTTACAGAGAAAGGCTTGATTGATGACGAGGCATAA
- a CDS encoding Txe/YoeB family addiction module toxin: MTRHKRLICWSEKAWSDYLYWQEHDKKILGRINKLITEGLRDPFSGTGKPEPLRGNWQGYWSRRITDEHRQIYKATDKQSNKIATIAKSITLDTR, from the coding sequence ATGACGAGGCATAAAAGGTTGATATGTTGGTCAGAAAAAGCCTGGAGTGATTATCTTTACTGGCAGGAACATGACAAAAAAATACTAGGGCGTATTAATAAGCTCATTACTGAAGGCTTGCGTGATCCATTTTCCGGAACAGGAAAGCCCGAGCCACTGAGGGGTAACTGGCAGGGCTATTGGTCACGTCGAATCACGGATGAGCACCGCCAGATTTATAAGGCGACAGACAAACAGTCAAATAAAATTGCAACAATCGCAAAATCAATTACGCTAGACACAAGATAA
- a CDS encoding recombinase family protein, producing the protein MQKRILLQKHPDAEFISDIASVFNFKRKGLQTILESAVCGNPTHIVVATKDRLARSGFELVKWLVELSGGQIEVLDDPDNASESFDTQELIGFITSFCNSHYGKRSAKRRKESSVKKGQVLPRE; encoded by the coding sequence ATGCAAAAGCGTATCTTACTCCAAAAGCACCCTGACGCAGAATTTATCAGCGACATTGCCAGTGTTTTCAACTTTAAGCGAAAAGGACTGCAAACCATTCTGGAATCAGCGGTGTGCGGAAATCCAACCCATATTGTGGTTGCCACAAAAGATCGCCTTGCCCGATCAGGATTTGAACTTGTCAAGTGGCTTGTTGAATTATCGGGAGGACAAATCGAAGTTTTGGATGACCCGGATAACGCCAGTGAGTCATTCGACACCCAAGAGCTTATCGGTTTCATTACCTCATTCTGCAATAGCCACTACGGGAAGCGATCTGCTAAAAGACGCAAAGAGAGTAGCGTCAAAAAAGGTCAGGTTTTACCCAGAGAATGA